In the genome of Dermacentor variabilis isolate Ectoservices chromosome 5, ASM5094787v1, whole genome shotgun sequence, one region contains:
- the LOC142582122 gene encoding uncharacterized protein LOC142582122 — protein MVEKPLGASSAGAEACLTVRCLMRALPLQLLLAVATSASATLHCHLLKGGPAGRPFLGGGPLVGAPGGFKGSYGGGYSGFRSDFHSGGGGFAPAGPLFASGPGGFGAGPAAGGGFGPSLAFAPGPASVSGFGPGAGLPAPLTLARPPAVQSTFIPGGQTKVILVKVKHLGTTTHHPTAFNGPAQGGPLQGPTFGAGPFAAPFGLPSSAGFGGPLKSGKGGWW, from the exons ATGGTCGAGAAGCCATTAGGCGCGTCATCTGCGGGCGCCGAGGCTTGCCTAACGGTGCGATGCCTGATGCGAGCCCTGCCACTGCAGCTTCTGCTTGCCGTGGCGACCAGTGCCTCCGCGACCCTGCACTGCCACCTGCTAAAAGGCGGACCCGCGGGGAGGCCCTTCTTAGGCGGCGGCCCCCTCGTTGGAGCTCCAGGCGGTTTCAAGGGCAGCTACGGTGGTGGCTACTCGGGCTTCCGCAGCGACTTCCACAGTGGCGGAGGCGGCTTCGCGCCTGCTGGTCCCTTATTCGCGTCCGGCCCAGGAGGCTTCGGAGCGGGTCCCGCTGCAGGAGGTGGCTTCGGCCCAAGCTTAGCGTTCGCTCCTGGTCCTGCATCTGTGTCTGGATTCGGTCCCGGAGCTGGCCTGCCTGCCCCACTGACTTTGGCAAGGCCACCAGCGGTGCAATCCACATTCATCCCCGGAGGTCAGACGAAGGTCATTCTCGTCAAG GTCAAGCACTTGGGAACAACCACACACCACCCGACTGCCTTCAACGGGCCGGCACAGGGAGGCCCTCTGCAGGGACCCACTTTTGGGGCGGGACCCTTTGCGGCTCCTTTCGGCCTGCCCAGCTCGGCGGGATTCGGGGGGCCACTCAAGTCAGGAAAGGGCGGCTGGTGGTGA